The Streptomyces liliiviolaceus sequence GGAGCCGTCGGGACAGTGACGCGGCCCTCGGTGAACTTCAGGACCCCGGTGTCGACGACGTCCTCGTCCGGCTGCTTCCAGGGCGTGTGCGTGTCGCAGGCGTAGGTGAGGCGCGGGGTGGCCGCCGCGAGATGGGTCATCGCGGCGAGGCTGATGCCAAGGTGGGAGTTGGAGTGCATCGACAGGCCGAGGCCGAAGGTGTCGCAGATCGCGGAGAGTTGGAGGCCGCGCCGCAGCCCGCCCCAGAAGTGGTGGTCGGACAGCACGATGCCCACGGAGCCGCGGGCCACGGCCGGGGCGAGGTCGTCGAAGGAGACGACGCACATGTTGGTCGCCAGGGGTGTCGGTGTCCCCGCGGCCACGGCCGCCATGCCGTCGATGCCCTCGGTCGGGTCCTCCAGGTACTGCAGGTCGCCGTCCAGTTCGCGGGCGACGTGCAGCGAGGTCTCCGTGCTCCAGGCGGCGTTGGGGTCGAGGCGCAGCGGCAGGTCGGGGAAGGCCCGGCGCAGGGCCTTGATCGCCGCGATCTCCTCGTCGGGCGGGAAGACGCCGCCCTTGAGCTTGATGGAGGAGAAGCCGTATTCGTCGATCATGCGGCGGGCCTGGTCGACGAGGCCCGCCGGGTCGAGGGCGGCGCCCCGGTCGTCGTCCGGCTGTCCGGGGTGTGCGGCCCATTTGTAGAAGAGGTAGGCGCTGTAGGGGACCGAGGGACGGACGGCGCCGCCCAGCAGGTCGCTGACCGGCCTGCCGAGCAGCTTGCCCTGGATGTCCAGACAGGCGACGTCGAAGGGCGACATGACCCGGTCCACGGCGCTGCTGCCGGTGACCATCCCGGACATGCCGTCGCCGCCGGAGGTGTCCTCCCCCAGCGCGCGTGTGGTGCGGGCGATCAGGTCGTTGAGGTTCCAGACGTCCAGGCCGACCAGTTCCCCGGCGGCCCGGCGCAGGCGTTCCAGATGGACCGTGCCGCCGTAGGTCTCACCGATGCCGGTGACTCCGGACTCGGTGGTCAGCTCGACGATCGTGCGCAGCGCGTACGGCTCGTGCACCCCGACCGTGTTGAGGAGTGGGTAGTCCTTGAAGGCCACGGGGGTCACGGTGACGTCGGCGATGCGTGCTGCGTTCCCTGCCATGAATGCCGTCCTCATATGTAGTCCGCGTTCTCATTTGTAGACAGCCACCCTCGCGGCTGTCAATGGGCGATCACGGAACCGGGGTGACCAGGACCCCCTCCGCCAGGAACCGCCGGACGTTGTCCAGGACCAGGTCGGCCATCGCCTGCCGTGTCTCGTGCGTCCCGCTGGCCACATGGGGCAGCAGGAGCACCCGGTCCGACTCCAGCAACCCCTGCGGCACGTTCGGTTCGTCGGCGAAGACGTCGAGCGCCGCACCCGCGATCCGCCCCTCCCGCACCGCCGCGACCAGGGCGGGCTCGTCGACCACGCTGCCGCGCGCGACGTTGACCAGGAAGCCCCGGGGGCCGAGCGCGTCGAGCACCTCCGCC is a genomic window containing:
- a CDS encoding glucarate dehydratase family protein — protein: MAGNAARIADVTVTPVAFKDYPLLNTVGVHEPYALRTIVELTTESGVTGIGETYGGTVHLERLRRAAGELVGLDVWNLNDLIARTTRALGEDTSGGDGMSGMVTGSSAVDRVMSPFDVACLDIQGKLLGRPVSDLLGGAVRPSVPYSAYLFYKWAAHPGQPDDDRGAALDPAGLVDQARRMIDEYGFSSIKLKGGVFPPDEEIAAIKALRRAFPDLPLRLDPNAAWSTETSLHVARELDGDLQYLEDPTEGIDGMAAVAAGTPTPLATNMCVVSFDDLAPAVARGSVGIVLSDHHFWGGLRRGLQLSAICDTFGLGLSMHSNSHLGISLAAMTHLAAATPRLTYACDTHTPWKQPDEDVVDTGVLKFTEGRVTVPTAPGLGVELDRDALARLHRQYLDCGLRDRDDTGYMRTVDPSFSTKTPRW